The Pongo abelii isolate AG06213 chromosome 21, NHGRI_mPonAbe1-v2.0_pri, whole genome shotgun sequence genome has a window encoding:
- the LOC100451322 gene encoding protein WFDC10B isoform X12 → MQLCREVCDCLARLRAHALLRVMAPQTLLPVLVLCVLLLQAQGGYRDKMRMQRIKVCEKRPSIDLCIHHCSYFQKCETNKICCSAFCGNVCMSIL, encoded by the exons GCAGCTCTGCAGGGAAGTCTGTGACTGCCTGGCCAGACTTAGGGCTCATGCTCTGCTCAGAGTCATGGCACCCCAGACTCTGCTGCCTGTCCTGGTTCTCTGTGTGCTGCTGCTGCAGGCCCAGGGAGGATACCGTGACAAGATGAGGATGCAGA GAATCAAGGTCTGTGAGAAGCGACCCAGCATAGATCTATGCATCCACCACTGTTCATATTTCCAAAAGTGTGAAACAAATAAGATATGCTGTTCAGCCTTCTGTGGGAACGTTTGCATGAGCATCCTGTGA
- the LOC100451322 gene encoding protein WFDC10B isoform X15, whose protein sequence is MAPQTLLPVLVLCVLLLQAQGGYRDKMRMQRIKVCEKRPSIDLCIHHCSYFQKCETNKICCSAFCGNVCMSIL, encoded by the exons ATGGCACCCCAGACTCTGCTGCCTGTCCTGGTTCTCTGTGTGCTGCTGCTGCAGGCCCAGGGAGGATACCGTGACAAGATGAGGATGCAGA GAATCAAGGTCTGTGAGAAGCGACCCAGCATAGATCTATGCATCCACCACTGTTCATATTTCCAAAAGTGTGAAACAAATAAGATATGCTGTTCAGCCTTCTGTGGGAACGTTTGCATGAGCATCCTGTGA